The Pseudomonas extremaustralis genome contains a region encoding:
- a CDS encoding serine acetyltransferase, producing MNLDTLMEYWQCEVSNKKKRGSRIGLISNIFKRIRKYNTLRYLFMFRLAQYFYSGNRFARAYAKRLERKLNLKYGVDISIDAQIGSGFRIGHLPGVVITGNVKIGRNFFIRQNTTIGIKTLGLDRYDLVIGDNVSIGANSCVIADTLTIGDNVTIGAMSFVNKDIASGSTFYNAR from the coding sequence TTGAATCTAGACACCTTGATGGAATATTGGCAGTGCGAAGTATCGAATAAGAAAAAACGCGGAAGCCGCATAGGGCTCATCAGCAACATCTTCAAGCGGATTCGCAAGTACAACACCCTGCGCTACTTATTCATGTTTCGACTGGCCCAGTATTTTTATTCTGGAAATCGTTTTGCGCGTGCTTACGCCAAGCGACTGGAGAGAAAGCTCAACCTCAAGTACGGCGTCGATATCAGTATCGATGCCCAAATAGGGAGCGGCTTTCGCATCGGGCACCTGCCGGGGGTAGTGATCACCGGCAACGTCAAAATCGGCCGCAACTTTTTCATCCGTCAAAACACCACGATTGGCATTAAGACCCTGGGGTTGGACCGCTATGATCTGGTCATTGGGGACAATGTCAGCATCGGCGCCAATAGCTGCGTCATCGCAGATACCCTGACGATCGGCGACAACGTCACGATCGGGGCCATGTCGTTCGTCAACAAGGACATCGCGAGCGGAAGCACATTTTATAACGCTCGATGA
- a CDS encoding DUF2931 family protein — MRTLWILLGALLVGGCQASGLTWGRSDPDAGPWALGFVTPYAMDGWVEDSATVDVDGNLYRRIGSGWASGGGKNGIDGARGWAVRGAGTEREVRDAKLPVRIYVRWQSVVEPQTYQGWIEIPESARQVMRNALTMDCPSIPEMAAIPKRASVLFGLAPGGVVQIWMMDECLRPVKVVHTLVEIEPKGPALGLSNGSYFPQSDASKLYIEKYGIPYGSW; from the coding sequence GTGCGAACACTCTGGATCTTGTTGGGGGCATTGTTGGTCGGCGGTTGCCAAGCTTCGGGCCTGACCTGGGGGCGTTCGGACCCGGACGCCGGACCGTGGGCGCTGGGTTTTGTCACACCTTACGCGATGGATGGCTGGGTTGAGGACAGCGCCACGGTCGATGTCGATGGGAACTTGTACCGTCGAATTGGCAGCGGTTGGGCTTCCGGAGGGGGGAAAAATGGCATTGATGGGGCCCGTGGTTGGGCGGTGAGAGGGGCTGGCACCGAAAGGGAGGTTAGGGATGCAAAACTTCCGGTACGCATCTATGTTCGCTGGCAATCGGTGGTCGAGCCGCAAACCTATCAAGGCTGGATCGAGATACCAGAGAGTGCACGGCAGGTCATGCGCAATGCCCTGACTATGGATTGTCCAAGTATTCCCGAGATGGCTGCAATCCCAAAGAGGGCCTCTGTACTGTTCGGCCTTGCCCCCGGCGGTGTTGTGCAAATCTGGATGATGGATGAATGCCTACGCCCGGTGAAAGTCGTACATACACTGGTCGAAATAGAGCCCAAGGGACCTGCTCTTGGACTCTCCAATGGGAGTTATTTCCCCCAATCTGACGCTTCTAAGCTGTATATCGAAAAGTACGGAATCCCCTACGGAAGTTGGTAG
- a CDS encoding Lrp/AsnC family transcriptional regulator, which yields MSVLDEIDRQLIAALQLNARESVAMLARQLGIARTTVTSRLARLEKTQVIAGYGVRLGQRVADGGLQAYVGITVQPRSGKEVLRRLSTMAQVQQLCAVSGEFDYVAWLRTDSPEQLDQLLDQIGSVDGVEKTTTSIILSNKLDRGQPI from the coding sequence TTGTCCGTTCTAGATGAAATCGATCGCCAACTGATCGCCGCCCTGCAGCTCAACGCCCGCGAAAGCGTGGCCATGCTTGCGCGGCAGTTGGGTATCGCGCGCACCACCGTCACCTCGCGCCTGGCGCGCCTGGAGAAAACCCAGGTGATCGCCGGTTATGGCGTGCGCCTGGGCCAGCGGGTGGCGGACGGTGGCTTGCAAGCCTATGTGGGGATTACCGTGCAGCCGCGCTCAGGCAAGGAGGTGCTGCGTCGGTTGAGCACCATGGCTCAGGTGCAACAGTTGTGCGCGGTGAGCGGCGAGTTCGATTACGTGGCCTGGCTGCGTACCGATTCGCCAGAGCAACTGGACCAACTGCTCGACCAGATCGGCAGCGTCGACGGTGTAGAAAAAACCACCACCTCGATCATCCTCAGTAACAAATTGGATCGCGGACAGCCAATCTGA
- the dnaG gene encoding DNA primase, protein MAGLIPQSFIDDLLNRTDIVDVVSSRLQMKKAGKNYTACCPFHKEKTPSFSVSPDKQFYYCFGCGAGGNALGFIMDHDNLDFPQAVEELAKAAGMEIPREESGRPHKPRQPTDSPLYPLLTAAADFYRQALKSHPQRKAAVDYLKGRGLTGEIARDFGLGFAPPGWDNLYKHLSSDTLQQKAMIDAGLLVENAETGKRYDRFRDRVMFPIRDSRGRIIAFGGRVLGDDKPKYLNSPETPVFHKGQELYGLFEARKNNRNLDEIIVVEGYMDVIALAQQGLRNAVATLGTATSEEHLKRLFRVVPSVLFCFDGDQAGRNAAWRALEATLPCLQDGRRARFLFLPEGEDPDTLVRSEGTDAFRARINQHAQPLADYFFQQLTEEADPRSLEGKAHMATLAAPLIDKVPGANLRTLMRQRLLEITGLSGEAVSQLVHSAPQDAPPTYDPGMDYDTLPDYADFHPAQEAYAPQQEWTPKKPGAGGKKWDKRPWNKNGKRGDRDEAYAPRTPVAVEAPTLIALRTLIHHPQLAGKVESAEHFANESNTYAQVLIALIEAVQKNPKLNSIQLMARWHGTEQGRLLKALAEKEWLIDGDNLEQQFLDTITRLSAGQHTQTLDELIKRARQPGLSAEEQIQIAKQMRDLLKQNVSASNPTSAGA, encoded by the coding sequence ATGGCCGGGCTGATTCCCCAGAGCTTTATTGACGACCTTCTGAACCGCACCGACATCGTCGATGTTGTCAGCTCGCGCCTGCAAATGAAGAAAGCCGGCAAGAACTACACCGCCTGCTGCCCGTTCCACAAAGAAAAGACCCCATCGTTCAGCGTCAGTCCCGACAAACAGTTTTACTACTGCTTCGGCTGCGGTGCGGGTGGCAATGCCCTCGGTTTCATCATGGACCACGACAACCTGGACTTCCCCCAGGCCGTCGAGGAACTGGCCAAAGCCGCCGGCATGGAAATCCCCCGCGAAGAAAGTGGCCGCCCGCACAAACCGCGGCAACCCACCGATTCGCCGCTATACCCGCTACTGACAGCCGCTGCCGACTTTTATCGTCAGGCGCTTAAAAGCCATCCGCAGCGCAAGGCCGCCGTCGACTACCTCAAAGGGCGCGGCCTCACCGGCGAGATCGCCCGCGACTTCGGCCTCGGCTTCGCCCCGCCCGGCTGGGACAACCTCTACAAGCACCTGAGCAGCGACACCCTGCAGCAAAAAGCCATGATCGACGCCGGGCTGCTGGTGGAAAACGCCGAGACCGGCAAGCGCTACGACCGCTTCCGCGACCGCGTGATGTTCCCGATCCGCGACAGCCGCGGCCGGATCATCGCCTTCGGCGGCCGGGTACTGGGGGACGACAAGCCCAAGTACCTGAACTCCCCGGAAACCCCGGTATTCCACAAGGGCCAGGAACTCTACGGCCTGTTCGAGGCGCGCAAGAACAACCGCAATCTCGATGAGATCATTGTGGTTGAAGGCTATATGGACGTGATCGCCCTCGCCCAGCAAGGCTTGCGCAACGCCGTGGCGACCCTGGGTACCGCCACCAGCGAAGAACACTTGAAGCGCCTGTTCCGTGTCGTGCCCAGCGTCTTGTTCTGCTTCGACGGCGACCAGGCCGGCCGCAATGCCGCCTGGCGCGCCCTCGAAGCCACGCTGCCATGCCTGCAGGACGGGCGCCGCGCACGCTTCCTGTTCCTGCCCGAAGGCGAAGACCCGGACACCCTGGTTCGCTCCGAAGGCACCGACGCGTTCCGCGCGCGCATCAATCAACATGCACAGCCGCTGGCGGATTACTTCTTCCAGCAGCTCACCGAAGAAGCCGATCCACGCTCCCTTGAAGGCAAGGCCCACATGGCCACCCTCGCCGCACCGCTGATCGACAAGGTGCCCGGCGCCAATCTGCGCACTCTGATGCGCCAGCGCCTGCTGGAAATTACCGGGTTGAGTGGCGAAGCCGTCAGCCAACTGGTGCACAGCGCACCGCAGGATGCGCCGCCCACCTACGACCCAGGCATGGATTACGACACGCTACCGGACTATGCCGACTTCCACCCAGCACAGGAGGCCTACGCGCCCCAGCAGGAGTGGACGCCGAAGAAGCCCGGCGCCGGCGGCAAGAAATGGGACAAGAGACCCTGGAACAAGAACGGCAAGCGCGGTGACCGCGACGAAGCCTATGCTCCACGCACACCGGTCGCCGTAGAAGCCCCGACGCTGATTGCCCTGCGCACGCTCATCCATCACCCGCAATTGGCGGGCAAGGTTGAAAGCGCGGAGCATTTTGCCAACGAGAGCAACACCTACGCTCAGGTGCTGATTGCCCTGATCGAGGCCGTGCAGAAAAATCCTAAGCTAAACTCCATCCAACTGATGGCTCGATGGCATGGCACCGAACAAGGTCGCCTGCTGAAAGCACTCGCGGAAAAGGAGTGGCTAATTGACGGCGATAACCTTGAACAACAGTTTTTAGACACCATTACTAGGTTATCCGCGGGCCAGCACACGCAGACCCTCGATGAACTCATCAAGAGAGCAAGGCAGCCGGGATTGTCGGCTGAAGAGCAAATTCAGATAGCAAAACAGATGCGCGACCTCTTAAAACAGAATGTTTCCGCATCAAACCCGACCTCAGCTGGCGCGTGA
- the rpsU gene encoding 30S ribosomal protein S21, whose amino-acid sequence MPAVKVKENEPFDVALRRFKRSCEKAGVLAEVRSREFYEKPTSERKRKAAAAVKRHAKKVQREQRRAVRLY is encoded by the coding sequence ATGCCAGCCGTCAAAGTAAAAGAGAACGAACCCTTCGACGTAGCTCTGCGTCGTTTCAAGCGCTCCTGCGAAAAAGCCGGTGTTCTGGCTGAAGTTCGTAGCCGCGAATTTTATGAGAAGCCAACTTCTGAGCGTAAGCGTAAAGCAGCAGCCGCTGTTAAGCGTCACGCCAAGAAAGTTCAGCGCGAACAGCGCCGCGCCGTTCGTCTGTACTAA
- a CDS encoding NYN domain-containing protein, translating to MRTACFVDGYNLFYGLLAGTPYKWLNLPALLSHIVGVEHPNNTINAISFFTSGVKPSLASRGIASKEAQDTYLRALIAHDVQVFYGRHQLESGKAPRFINKETPASRADQVEVWKLEEKETDVHIAISMYRLASREERLPPDERTQQIVVVSGDTDMTPALRALREDFPNLRIGVILPHREGVQRTVPGSLKQYADWMRHVVTEVELANHQFPPRIPTRKKPAIKPEYW from the coding sequence TTGCGTACTGCCTGCTTTGTGGATGGCTACAACCTGTTTTACGGCCTATTAGCGGGCACTCCGTACAAGTGGCTTAATCTCCCCGCTCTACTCTCCCATATCGTTGGTGTTGAGCACCCAAACAACACGATCAACGCCATAAGCTTCTTCACCTCCGGTGTGAAACCATCGCTGGCCAGTCGCGGCATTGCATCCAAAGAAGCCCAGGATACGTATCTACGCGCCTTGATAGCACATGATGTGCAGGTATTTTATGGGCGCCACCAGCTTGAGTCCGGCAAAGCCCCACGCTTCATCAATAAAGAAACACCTGCCTCTAGAGCTGATCAAGTCGAGGTCTGGAAGCTAGAGGAGAAGGAAACGGACGTTCACATTGCGATCAGCATGTATCGCCTTGCGTCCCGTGAAGAACGCCTACCGCCAGATGAACGCACTCAGCAAATTGTCGTGGTTTCTGGCGATACGGACATGACTCCGGCCCTGAGAGCGCTTCGGGAAGATTTCCCCAACCTTCGCATAGGCGTCATCCTGCCACACCGCGAAGGTGTTCAGCGTACGGTACCTGGCTCCCTCAAGCAGTATGCCGATTGGATGCGTCACGTGGTGACCGAGGTTGAACTTGCTAATCACCAATTTCCACCCCGGATCCCTACACGCAAGAAACCCGCGATTAAACCTGAATACTGGTAA
- a CDS encoding bifunctional diguanylate cyclase/phosphodiesterase, which translates to MPRLPAVLLLSLLTWTATAGALTLTDDERVWLADHQELRLGVDASWPPFEYRDENGHYQGLAADYVRLIQDRLGIKFKLIEPANWSAVLEQARNNQLDLLPGIMSTPERQAFMAFTRPYLDFPIVILAHEGGAKARNLKDLYGLKIAVVENYAPHELLRTHHPDLNLVAMPNVSSTLQALATDEVDAVVGDLASSVWSLRQLKLDGLYVSGETPYRYQLAMGVPQDKKILVGILDKVLADLSPNETAAIQQHWVGSFTDHRTFWTDLLTYGLPAVLLLSTVLLVVIRINRRLSSEISRRVALEQELRSSEYHYRGLVESLSAIAWEASVSDFTYSYVSPHAEELLGYPRAHWLIPGFWRNIIHPADLTRTEAYCYRETRASRDHSVDYRVITADGRCLWVRDIVSLIEHGHEPVLRGLMIDISEAKRTEEALQLSEQKFASVFQQCPDILVIARLSDGCLLEVNKAFEDQVGLKAEQVIGKTATALNIWGIPGIGPELLHRVQTTSIRNLEMPFLRSNGQAFTGLISAEPFQLDATEAIVVVVRDITQLKETQQQLQTSEEKFAKAFHASPDGLLLSRQRDGLLIEVNDGFSRITGYPSATSIDQSTLDLGIWVDLNERKHMLELMQRDGFVRDFIAHIRRSDGQIRLCELSSRPLPIGDDDCMLTIARDITERQLMQEKLQQAATVFESTAEGVLITDTQQNISAVNRAFSEITGYSEAEALGHTPRLLASGLHDSAFYAAMWHQLTAQGHWQGEISNRRKNGEVYPSWLTISAVRNRDHMITHFVAVFADISSLKLAQARLDYQAHHDPLTGLPNRTLFESRLQAALNGHQDTGKQGAVLFLDLDRFKHINDSLGHPVGDLLLKDIAVRLKEQLRDIDTVARLGGDEFIILLPGLQHANDAQYLANKLLACFTPPFQAGEHEFFISASIGTSLYPQDGTDVATLVKNADAAMYRSKAKGRNRVESYTRDLTAQANERVALEHELRRAIERDELSLYYQPKLSLATQELIGAEALIRWRHPAFGDVPPEHFIALAEENGMILQIGDWVLEQACRQMHAWQTTFEPFGPLSVNLAGAQLRHPGLLGRIEQLLHDYQLDPGCLQLEITENFIMSQAEEALEVLHQLKHLGVQLAIDDFGTGYSSLSYLKRLPLDFLKIDQSFVRGLPDDPHDAAIVRAIIALGHSMQFTIIAEGVESAAQQAFLAAEGCEQMQGYIVSLPLPPELFATTFLRMQVEDFSDGRVEKPSL; encoded by the coding sequence ATGCCCAGATTGCCGGCTGTGTTACTGCTGTCGCTGCTGACCTGGACCGCAACGGCTGGCGCATTGACTCTTACCGATGATGAGCGTGTCTGGCTGGCGGACCATCAGGAACTGCGACTGGGGGTGGACGCGTCATGGCCACCTTTTGAATACCGCGATGAAAACGGCCACTACCAAGGCTTGGCGGCGGATTACGTACGCCTGATCCAAGATCGCCTCGGCATCAAGTTCAAGCTGATCGAACCCGCGAACTGGAGCGCGGTGCTGGAACAGGCGCGAAACAACCAACTCGATCTGCTGCCCGGCATCATGTCCACTCCAGAACGCCAAGCCTTTATGGCGTTCACTCGCCCGTACCTGGACTTCCCCATTGTCATCCTGGCCCATGAAGGCGGCGCCAAAGCACGCAACCTTAAGGACCTCTACGGGTTGAAGATTGCAGTGGTGGAGAACTACGCGCCCCATGAATTGCTGCGCACCCACCATCCCGACCTAAATCTGGTGGCCATGCCGAACGTCAGCTCGACGCTGCAAGCATTGGCTACGGATGAAGTGGATGCAGTGGTCGGCGACCTCGCCTCCAGTGTCTGGAGCCTGCGCCAGTTAAAGCTGGATGGTTTGTACGTCAGCGGCGAAACGCCCTACCGCTACCAACTGGCGATGGGAGTGCCCCAGGACAAGAAAATACTGGTAGGCATCCTGGACAAGGTACTGGCCGACCTAAGCCCCAACGAAACAGCAGCGATCCAGCAACACTGGGTCGGCAGCTTCACTGATCACCGTACCTTCTGGACTGATTTGCTGACCTACGGGCTGCCCGCGGTATTGCTGCTGAGTACCGTGCTGCTCGTGGTTATCAGGATCAATCGCCGGCTGAGCTCAGAAATATCCCGCCGCGTCGCCCTCGAACAGGAACTGCGCAGCAGCGAGTATCACTATCGCGGCTTGGTAGAAAGCTTATCCGCCATTGCTTGGGAAGCCAGCGTCAGCGACTTTACCTACAGCTATGTGTCACCTCATGCCGAAGAACTGCTCGGCTACCCCCGAGCGCATTGGCTGATTCCAGGCTTCTGGCGCAACATCATTCATCCTGCCGACCTGACGCGCACCGAAGCGTATTGCTACCGCGAAACCCGCGCCAGCCGCGATCATAGCGTCGACTACCGAGTGATCACCGCCGACGGTCGGTGCCTATGGGTACGCGATATCGTCAGTCTGATCGAACATGGCCATGAGCCGGTGTTACGCGGCTTGATGATCGACATCAGCGAAGCCAAGCGCACCGAAGAAGCGCTGCAGCTCTCCGAGCAAAAATTCGCCTCGGTGTTCCAGCAATGCCCGGACATTCTGGTGATCGCGCGGCTGTCCGATGGCTGCTTGCTGGAGGTCAACAAAGCGTTCGAGGATCAGGTGGGCCTGAAGGCCGAACAGGTCATCGGCAAAACCGCCACCGCGCTGAATATCTGGGGTATCCCTGGCATTGGCCCCGAACTGCTGCACCGGGTGCAGACCACCAGCATCCGCAACCTGGAAATGCCTTTTCTACGTAGCAACGGCCAAGCCTTTACCGGCCTGATTTCCGCCGAACCGTTTCAACTCGACGCCACGGAGGCCATCGTCGTGGTGGTGCGCGACATCACCCAGCTCAAGGAAACCCAGCAACAGTTGCAAACTTCCGAAGAGAAATTCGCCAAAGCCTTTCACGCCTCGCCCGACGGCTTGCTGCTGAGCCGGCAGCGCGACGGCCTGCTGATTGAAGTGAACGACGGTTTCAGTCGTATCACCGGCTACCCCAGCGCGACCTCCATCGACCAGTCAACCCTGGACCTGGGCATCTGGGTCGACCTCAACGAACGCAAACACATGCTGGAACTGATGCAGCGCGATGGTTTCGTGCGCGACTTCATCGCCCATATACGCCGCAGCGATGGTCAGATCCGCCTCTGCGAGCTGTCCAGCCGCCCACTGCCCATCGGCGACGACGATTGCATGCTGACCATCGCCCGGGACATCACCGAGCGCCAACTGATGCAGGAAAAGCTGCAGCAGGCCGCGACCGTATTCGAGAGCACCGCCGAAGGCGTATTGATCACCGACACCCAGCAGAACATCAGTGCCGTCAACCGCGCCTTCAGCGAGATCACCGGCTACAGCGAAGCCGAAGCCCTGGGCCATACGCCGCGCCTGCTCGCCTCCGGCCTGCATGACAGCGCCTTCTATGCCGCCATGTGGCATCAGCTGACCGCCCAGGGCCACTGGCAGGGCGAGATTTCCAACCGCCGCAAGAATGGCGAGGTATACCCCAGCTGGCTGACCATCAGCGCCGTGCGCAATCGCGACCACATGATCACGCACTTCGTTGCCGTGTTTGCCGACATCTCCAGCCTCAAGCTGGCCCAGGCCCGCCTCGATTACCAGGCCCACCACGACCCGCTGACTGGCCTGCCCAACCGAACGCTGTTTGAAAGTCGCTTGCAAGCCGCCCTCAACGGTCATCAGGACACCGGCAAACAAGGAGCCGTGCTGTTTCTCGACCTGGACCGCTTCAAACATATCAACGACAGCCTCGGCCACCCGGTCGGCGACCTGCTGCTCAAAGACATCGCCGTGCGCCTCAAGGAGCAACTGCGCGACATCGACACCGTCGCACGCCTGGGCGGGGACGAATTCATCATCCTGCTCCCCGGCCTGCAGCACGCCAACGACGCCCAGTACTTGGCCAACAAACTGCTGGCCTGCTTCACCCCGCCGTTCCAGGCCGGCGAACACGAATTCTTTATCAGCGCCAGTATCGGCACCAGCCTCTACCCACAGGACGGCACCGACGTGGCCACTCTGGTCAAGAACGCCGACGCCGCGATGTACCGCTCCAAAGCCAAGGGGCGCAACCGGGTCGAGAGCTACACCCGCGACCTCACCGCCCAGGCCAACGAACGCGTGGCGCTGGAACATGAACTGCGCCGCGCCATCGAACGCGACGAGCTGAGCCTGTATTACCAACCGAAACTGAGCCTGGCGACCCAAGAACTGATCGGTGCCGAAGCGTTGATCCGCTGGCGACACCCCGCGTTTGGCGACGTACCGCCCGAACACTTCATCGCCCTGGCCGAAGAGAACGGCATGATCCTGCAAATTGGCGATTGGGTGCTGGAACAGGCCTGCCGACAAATGCATGCCTGGCAAACGACCTTCGAACCATTCGGCCCGCTGTCGGTCAACCTTGCCGGCGCGCAACTGCGCCATCCCGGCTTGCTCGGTCGCATCGAACAGTTGCTGCATGACTACCAACTCGATCCTGGCTGCCTGCAACTGGAGATTACCGAGAACTTCATCATGAGCCAGGCCGAAGAAGCACTGGAAGTGCTGCACCAACTCAAACACCTGGGCGTGCAACTGGCGATCGACGACTTCGGCACCGGTTACTCATCCCTGAGCTACCTCAAACGCCTGCCACTGGACTTCCTGAAGATCGACCAGTCCTTCGTCCGCGGCCTGCCCGACGACCCCCACGACGCCGCCATCGTGCGCGCCATCATTGCCCTGGGCCACAGCATGCAATTCACCATCATCGCCGAAGGCGTGGAGAGCGCCGCGCAGCAAGCCTTTCTTGCCGCCGAAGGCTGCGAACAGATGCAAGGCTACATCGTCAGCCTGCCCCTGCCGCCAGAGCTTTTTGCGACGACATTCCTTCGTATGCAGGTTGAGGATTTTTCGGATGGCAGAGTGGAGAAACCATCGTTATAA
- the rpoD gene encoding RNA polymerase sigma factor RpoD, translated as MSGKAQQQSRIKELITLGREQKYLTYAEVNDHLPEDISDPEQVEDIIRMINDMGIPVHESAPDADALMLADADTDEAAAEEAAAALAAVETDIGRTTDPVRMYMREMGTVELLTREGEIEIAKRIEEGIREVMGAIAHFPGTVDHILSEYTRVTTEGGRLSDVLSGYIDPDDGIAPPAAEVPPPVDPKAVKADDDSEDDDAEASTDDEDEVESGPDPIIAAQRFGAVSDQMEITRKALKKHGRSNKLAIAELVALAELFMPIKLVPKQFEGLVERVRSALERLRAQERAIMQLCVRDARMPRADFLRQFPGNEVDESWTDALAKGKAKYAEAIGRLQPDIIRCQHKLTALETETGLTIAEIKDINRRMSIGEAKARRAKKEMVEANLRLVISIAKKYTNRGLQFLDLIQEGNIGLMKAVDKFEYRRGYKFSTYATWWIRQAITRSIADQARTIRIPVHMIETINKLNRISRQMLQEMGREPTPEELGERMEMPEDKIRKVLKIAKEPISMETPIGDDEDSHLGDFIEDSTMQSPIDVATVESLKEATRDVLSGLTAREAKVLRMRFGIDMNTDHTLEEVGKQFDVTRERIRQIEAKALRKLRHPTRSEHLRSFLDE; from the coding sequence ATGTCCGGAAAAGCGCAACAGCAGTCTCGTATCAAAGAGTTGATCACCCTTGGTCGTGAGCAGAAGTATCTGACTTACGCAGAGGTCAACGACCACCTGCCTGAGGATATTTCAGATCCAGAGCAGGTGGAAGACATCATCCGCATGATTAACGACATGGGGATCCCCGTACACGAGAGTGCTCCGGATGCGGACGCCCTTATGTTGGCCGACGCCGATACCGACGAGGCAGCCGCTGAAGAAGCCGCTGCCGCGCTGGCAGCGGTAGAGACCGACATCGGTCGCACGACTGACCCTGTGCGTATGTATATGCGTGAAATGGGTACCGTCGAGTTGCTGACACGCGAAGGCGAAATCGAAATCGCCAAGCGTATCGAAGAGGGTATCCGTGAAGTGATGGGCGCCATTGCGCACTTCCCTGGCACGGTTGACCACATTCTCTCCGAGTACACTCGCGTCACCACCGAAGGTGGCCGCCTGTCCGACGTCCTGAGCGGCTATATCGACCCGGACGACGGCATTGCGCCGCCTGCCGCCGAAGTACCGCCGCCTGTCGACCCGAAAGCCGTGAAAGCGGACGACGACTCCGAAGACGACGACGCTGAAGCCAGCACCGACGACGAAGACGAAGTCGAAAGCGGCCCAGACCCGATCATCGCTGCCCAGCGCTTCGGTGCGGTTTCCGATCAAATGGAAATCACGCGCAAGGCCCTGAAAAAGCACGGTCGCTCCAACAAGCTGGCAATTGCCGAGCTGGTGGCGCTGGCCGAGCTGTTCATGCCGATCAAGCTGGTGCCGAAACAATTCGAAGGCCTGGTTGAACGCGTTCGCAGCGCTCTCGAGCGTCTGCGTGCACAAGAACGGGCAATCATGCAGCTGTGTGTACGTGATGCACGCATGCCGCGCGCCGACTTCCTGCGCCAGTTCCCGGGCAATGAAGTCGACGAGAGCTGGACCGATGCACTGGCCAAGGGCAAGGCGAAATACGCCGAAGCCATCGGTCGCCTGCAGCCGGACATCATTCGTTGCCAGCACAAGCTGACCGCGCTTGAGACCGAAACCGGCCTGACGATTGCCGAAATCAAGGACATCAACCGTCGCATGTCGATCGGTGAGGCCAAGGCCCGCCGCGCGAAGAAAGAGATGGTTGAAGCGAACTTGCGCCTGGTTATCTCCATCGCCAAGAAGTACACCAACCGCGGCCTGCAATTCCTCGATCTGATCCAGGAAGGCAACATCGGCTTGATGAAGGCCGTGGACAAGTTCGAATACCGTCGCGGCTACAAGTTCTCGACCTATGCCACCTGGTGGATCCGTCAGGCGATCACTCGCTCGATCGCCGACCAGGCCCGCACCATCCGTATTCCGGTGCACATGATCGAGACGATCAACAAGCTCAACCGTATTTCCCGGCAGATGCTGCAGGAAATGGGTCGCGAACCGACCCCGGAAGAACTGGGCGAACGCATGGAAATGCCTGAGGATAAAATCCGCAAGGTATTGAAGATCGCTAAAGAGCCGATCTCCATGGAAACCCCGATCGGTGATGACGAAGACTCCCACTTGGGTGACTTCATCGAAGACTCGACCATGCAGTCGCCAATCGATGTCGCCACCGTTGAGAGCCTCAAGGAAGCGACTCGCGACGTACTGTCCGGCCTCACTGCCCGTGAAGCCAAGGTCCTGCGCATGCGTTTCGGCATCGACATGAATACCGACCATACCCTTGAGGAAGTCGGTAAGCAGTTTGACGTAACCCGTGAGCGGATTCGTCAGATCGAAGCCAAGGCGCTGCGCAAGTTGCGCCACCCGACGCGGAGCGAGCATCTGCGCTCCTTCCTCGACGAGTGA